Proteins from one Acidiphilium multivorum AIU301 genomic window:
- a CDS encoding NAD-glutamate dehydrogenase: MSPANDATGRGHGSVTVRHGPGRDALLDGIAGAIRRSLQGPLADAACGFLDHYAAGIATADLAARPAEDVAAAALSLWSFAQERRPGESLLRVFNPRGGGAGWGNANAVLELINDDRPFLVESALAVLQSLEQPVHALVHPVLTVERDADGALRGIGAGRPESMIQIAFGPETDPTRLDAIAQDIRRAMQDATAAVADAEAMHQRLHERFAALAEGPERDLLGWIANDNFILLGLQEIGLGRDYALVPDGAGLGVLRADDVALFDILRDAAAWRAVAEEALARFDRVAVAKADISSRVQRAQLYDVVVVKTCDASGHPVGLTLFAGLFAPDSYNRNPRSIPMLREKVERIMQDSGVDPSGHDGRALRHILDTWPRDDLFQGLPDEIIAAAMRVMGLQVRPELALFLRRDPFGRHISAIVFVPRDRFDTALRHALSGMINRAAGGELVGYATAMGDGPLARVNFIIAADPKRARALDVAALEAAMKEAARSFRERLADALTGEQGDVTAAATLAEWGDAFPPEYAASTPAHIAVRDIEAAAAARAAGRFRLALVRPFGMADDRVVLKLFRAGEAVPLSDIVPLIESLGLRVIEEVPYRLAARGGVVMLQRLTLETADREAFDLTGRASAVLEAIEAESDHRAEVDGFNRLILRAGLDWREVWLMRAMFKWCRQVRAPFSQNAVEAALAANPAATRLLVELFHIRFDPDRNRDPEAEAALDARWRDLLDAVASPEEDRILRRYRRLLDAVLRTNFHDAATPVIALKIDSARAGDMPLPRPMFEIFVHGARMEGCHLRGGMIARGGIRWSDRRDDFRTEILSLMKAQMVKNVVIVPVGAKGGFVLKRPPTPTGDANADREAFMAEGIACYRLLINAMLDVTDNLAGGTVVAPPRIVRRDGDDPYLVVAADKGTATFSDIANEIAVSRGFWLGDAFASGGSVGYDHKAMGITARGAWVNIARHFDELGHDIQREDFTCAGVGDMSGDVFGNGLLVSRHTKLLAAFDHRHIFLDPDPDPAKSYEERRRLFGLKRSSWADYDPALISEGGGVFPRNAKTVTLSAVAASMLGLEAGAHEPELVLRAILTMRVDLLYFGGIGTYVKAGTESQADAGDRANDAIRVDGRHIRARVVGEGANLGVTQAGRIEAAQAGVRINTDALDNSAGVSTSDHEVNIKILLASVMEAGKLTAHQRVDLLGSMTDEVAALVLRDNHQQSQAISLDALGGAADLPAQNALMSQLEAAGVLDRAVAGLPDAAAMAARAASGQALTRPELCTLMAHAKLHVGAMIDASPLVDEPALGHLLADYFPHTLRERFRAEIDDHRLRRALIGTAVTNELINRMGAAAFGRIALESGQEPPAIACAALIASAAFDLPSRYREIEALGMAVPAAQRLGMLFALRRLQEAAARTLLAGPPLGPIGDEVEALRFGLADLAASACARLEESEDVQALTAHGVPLPLATFTVALPELMVAPIVVRLAARHDRAIEMVRAVWTDAGEVFALNPLRAALGAVPTAGGWTTRAVAALADELNEIQGALVEAALDGGGDPAALRFALGRPAESAIALAHDVALMPDLAALIVAVRGLRRLRG, encoded by the coding sequence ATGAGCCCGGCGAACGACGCGACGGGGCGGGGCCACGGATCGGTGACCGTGCGCCACGGACCAGGCCGCGATGCGCTGCTCGATGGGATCGCCGGCGCAATTCGGCGCAGCCTGCAAGGCCCCCTCGCGGACGCGGCCTGCGGTTTTCTCGATCATTACGCAGCGGGCATCGCCACAGCCGATCTCGCCGCCCGGCCCGCGGAGGACGTCGCGGCGGCGGCACTCTCGCTCTGGTCCTTCGCGCAGGAGCGGCGGCCGGGTGAAAGCCTGCTGCGCGTGTTCAATCCGCGCGGCGGCGGCGCAGGCTGGGGCAACGCCAATGCCGTGCTGGAACTGATCAACGACGACCGCCCATTTCTTGTGGAATCCGCTCTTGCGGTGCTGCAAAGCCTGGAACAGCCTGTTCATGCCCTGGTCCATCCGGTGCTCACGGTCGAGCGCGACGCGGACGGCGCGCTGCGCGGGATCGGCGCGGGCCGGCCAGAGTCGATGATCCAGATCGCCTTCGGCCCCGAAACCGATCCGACCCGGCTCGATGCGATCGCCCAGGACATTCGCCGCGCGATGCAGGATGCCACCGCCGCCGTCGCCGATGCGGAGGCAATGCACCAGCGCCTGCACGAGCGTTTCGCCGCTCTTGCCGAGGGGCCGGAGCGCGACCTGCTCGGCTGGATCGCCAATGACAATTTCATCCTGCTTGGGCTGCAGGAGATCGGACTCGGGCGCGATTACGCGCTCGTGCCGGATGGCGCGGGACTCGGCGTGCTGCGCGCGGATGACGTCGCCCTGTTCGACATCCTGCGCGATGCCGCTGCCTGGCGCGCGGTGGCCGAGGAGGCGCTCGCGCGGTTCGACCGCGTGGCGGTGGCCAAGGCCGATATCAGCAGCCGCGTGCAGCGCGCCCAACTTTATGACGTCGTCGTGGTGAAGACCTGCGATGCGAGCGGCCACCCGGTCGGCCTCACCCTGTTCGCCGGCCTGTTCGCCCCGGACTCCTACAACCGCAACCCTCGCAGCATCCCCATGCTGCGCGAAAAGGTTGAGCGGATCATGCAGGACTCCGGCGTCGATCCCTCGGGGCATGACGGCCGCGCGCTGCGGCACATTCTCGATACCTGGCCGCGGGACGACCTTTTCCAGGGCCTGCCCGATGAAATCATCGCCGCGGCGATGCGGGTGATGGGGCTGCAGGTGCGGCCGGAACTGGCGCTGTTCCTGCGTCGGGATCCGTTCGGGCGGCACATCTCCGCCATCGTGTTCGTCCCGCGCGATCGGTTCGACACCGCGCTGCGCCACGCGCTCTCCGGCATGATCAACCGTGCCGCCGGCGGCGAACTGGTCGGTTACGCGACCGCGATGGGTGACGGGCCGCTGGCACGGGTGAATTTCATCATCGCCGCTGACCCCAAGCGGGCCCGGGCACTGGATGTCGCGGCGCTCGAGGCCGCAATGAAAGAGGCCGCGCGCAGTTTCCGAGAAAGACTGGCCGACGCGCTGACCGGCGAACAGGGCGACGTGACGGCGGCGGCGACCCTTGCCGAATGGGGCGATGCTTTCCCGCCGGAATATGCGGCATCCACCCCGGCCCATATCGCCGTGCGCGACATCGAGGCTGCCGCCGCGGCGCGCGCCGCCGGCCGGTTCCGCCTCGCCCTTGTGCGGCCGTTCGGCATGGCGGACGACCGCGTGGTGCTCAAGCTGTTCCGCGCCGGCGAGGCCGTGCCGCTCTCGGACATCGTGCCGCTGATCGAAAGCCTTGGCCTGCGGGTGATCGAGGAGGTGCCTTACCGGCTCGCGGCCCGCGGCGGTGTGGTCATGCTTCAGCGCCTCACGCTGGAGACCGCGGATCGCGAGGCCTTCGACCTGACCGGACGGGCCAGCGCGGTGCTGGAGGCAATCGAGGCCGAATCGGACCACCGGGCCGAGGTCGATGGATTCAACCGCCTGATCCTGCGCGCCGGGCTCGACTGGCGCGAAGTATGGCTGATGCGCGCCATGTTCAAATGGTGCCGCCAGGTGCGCGCGCCGTTCAGCCAGAACGCGGTGGAGGCAGCGCTTGCCGCCAATCCGGCGGCGACCCGGCTGCTGGTCGAACTGTTCCACATCCGCTTCGATCCTGACCGGAATCGCGATCCGGAGGCCGAGGCGGCGCTGGATGCGCGCTGGCGCGACCTGCTCGATGCCGTTGCCAGCCCCGAGGAAGATCGCATCCTCCGCCGCTACCGCCGGCTGCTGGACGCGGTGCTGCGCACCAATTTCCACGATGCCGCAACGCCGGTGATCGCCCTCAAGATCGACAGCGCGCGCGCCGGCGACATGCCGCTGCCGCGGCCGATGTTCGAGATCTTCGTGCATGGCGCTCGGATGGAGGGCTGCCATCTGCGCGGCGGCATGATCGCGCGCGGCGGCATCCGCTGGTCGGACCGGCGGGATGATTTCCGCACGGAAATTCTGAGCCTGATGAAGGCACAAATGGTCAAGAACGTCGTCATCGTGCCGGTCGGGGCGAAGGGCGGGTTCGTGCTCAAGCGCCCGCCGACGCCGACCGGCGATGCGAATGCCGATCGCGAGGCGTTCATGGCCGAGGGCATCGCCTGCTACCGGCTGCTCATCAATGCGATGCTCGATGTGACGGACAATCTGGCGGGCGGCACGGTGGTCGCCCCGCCGCGCATCGTCCGGCGCGATGGCGACGACCCCTATCTCGTCGTCGCCGCCGACAAGGGCACCGCGACCTTCAGCGACATCGCCAACGAGATCGCCGTCTCGCGCGGCTTCTGGCTGGGCGACGCCTTCGCCTCCGGCGGCTCGGTCGGCTACGACCACAAGGCGATGGGCATCACCGCGCGCGGCGCCTGGGTGAACATCGCGCGGCATTTCGACGAATTGGGTCACGACATCCAGCGCGAGGACTTCACCTGTGCCGGCGTCGGCGACATGTCGGGCGACGTCTTCGGCAACGGCCTGCTGGTCAGCCGTCACACGAAGCTGCTGGCCGCATTCGATCATCGCCATATCTTCCTCGATCCCGATCCTGATCCGGCGAAGAGCTACGAGGAACGCCGACGGCTGTTCGGGCTGAAGCGCTCGTCATGGGCGGATTACGACCCCGCGCTGATCAGCGAGGGCGGCGGCGTGTTCCCGCGCAACGCGAAAACGGTGACGCTGAGTGCCGTGGCGGCCTCTATGCTCGGCCTCGAGGCCGGCGCGCACGAGCCCGAGCTTGTTCTGCGCGCCATCCTGACCATGCGGGTCGATCTGCTCTATTTCGGCGGGATCGGCACCTATGTGAAGGCGGGAACGGAAAGCCAGGCCGATGCCGGCGACCGCGCGAACGATGCCATTCGCGTCGATGGCCGACACATCCGCGCCCGGGTCGTCGGCGAGGGCGCCAATCTCGGCGTCACCCAGGCGGGACGGATCGAGGCAGCGCAGGCCGGCGTGCGGATCAATACCGATGCCCTCGACAATTCCGCTGGTGTTTCGACCTCCGACCACGAGGTGAACATCAAGATCCTGCTGGCGAGCGTGATGGAGGCCGGCAAGCTCACGGCGCACCAGCGCGTCGACCTGCTAGGCTCGATGACGGACGAGGTGGCGGCGCTCGTGCTGCGCGACAATCACCAGCAGTCGCAGGCGATCTCGCTCGATGCGCTCGGCGGTGCTGCCGATCTCCCGGCGCAGAACGCGCTGATGAGCCAGCTGGAAGCAGCCGGCGTGCTCGACCGCGCAGTGGCCGGCCTGCCGGACGCGGCGGCGATGGCCGCGCGCGCGGCTTCTGGCCAAGCCCTGACCCGGCCCGAGCTCTGCACCCTGATGGCACACGCCAAGCTGCATGTCGGCGCGATGATCGATGCTTCGCCGCTGGTCGACGAACCGGCGCTCGGGCACCTGCTGGCCGATTACTTTCCGCACACGCTGCGCGAGCGGTTCCGGGCGGAAATCGACGACCACCGGTTGCGGCGTGCGCTGATCGGCACGGCGGTGACCAACGAGCTGATCAACCGGATGGGGGCCGCGGCTTTCGGGCGGATCGCGCTCGAATCCGGGCAGGAACCGCCGGCGATAGCCTGCGCGGCGCTGATCGCCTCCGCCGCGTTCGACCTGCCGTCCCGCTACCGTGAGATCGAGGCGCTGGGCATGGCGGTGCCGGCGGCGCAGCGCCTCGGGATGCTTTTCGCCCTGCGCCGCCTGCAGGAAGCCGCCGCGCGCACCCTGCTGGCCGGCCCGCCTCTGGGGCCGATCGGCGACGAGGTCGAGGCTCTGCGCTTCGGCCTCGCGGATCTGGCCGCCTCGGCCTGTGCCCGGCTTGAGGAGTCCGAGGACGTGCAAGCCCTGACCGCGCATGGCGTTCCGCTGCCGCTCGCGACCTTCACGGTGGCGCTGCCGGAGCTGATGGTGGCGCCGATCGTGGTGCGGCTCGCGGCCCGGCACGACCGGGCGATCGAAATGGTCCGCGCGGTCTGGACGGATGCCGGCGAGGTGTTCGCGCTGAACCCGTTGCGCGCGGCCCTTGGCGCCGTTCCGACCGCGGGCGGCTGGACGACGCGGGCCGTCGCCGCGCTGGCGGACGAGCTGAACGAAATCCAGGGCGCCCTGGTGGAAGCGGCGCTCGACGGCGGCGGCGATCCGGCGGCGCTGCGTTTCGCGTTGGGTCGCCCGGCCGAGAGCGCCATCGCGCTCGCGCATGATGTGGCGCTGATGCCCGATCTCGCCGCCCTGATCGTCGCCGTGCGGGGGCTCCGCCGGCTGCGCGGCTGA
- the attM gene encoding AttM family quorum-quenching N-acyl homoserine lactonase — MSDIRLYMFSCGTLKTVTASIKMNQGNDPYEIPVPWFLITHPKGNIVIDGGNAAEVAEDMRAHWGAVCDVYLPVMTREEACLPQLQKLGIDPASVRYVLQSHLHLDHTGAIGRFPNATHLVQRAEYEYAYTPDWFAAGGYIRKDFDKPGLKWQFLNGTADDFYDLYGDGVIRTVFTPGHAPGHQSFLVTLPKTGPMLLTVDAAYTTDHWDEKALPGFLASTVDTVRSVQKLRTLAEKTGATVVTGHDPIAWPSFKHAPGYYD; from the coding sequence ATGTCAGACATAAGGCTCTACATGTTCAGCTGCGGCACACTGAAGACCGTGACCGCCTCGATCAAGATGAACCAGGGCAACGATCCCTACGAGATCCCGGTGCCGTGGTTTCTCATCACCCATCCGAAGGGCAACATCGTGATCGATGGCGGCAATGCCGCAGAGGTCGCCGAGGACATGCGGGCGCATTGGGGGGCGGTCTGCGATGTCTATCTGCCGGTGATGACGCGCGAGGAGGCGTGCCTGCCGCAGCTGCAGAAGCTCGGCATCGATCCGGCGAGCGTGCGCTACGTGCTGCAATCGCATCTGCATCTCGACCATACCGGGGCGATCGGCCGCTTCCCGAACGCGACCCATCTCGTGCAGCGGGCGGAATACGAATATGCCTATACGCCGGACTGGTTCGCCGCCGGCGGCTACATTCGCAAGGATTTCGACAAGCCCGGCCTGAAATGGCAGTTCCTCAACGGCACCGCCGATGATTTCTACGATCTCTACGGCGATGGCGTGATCCGCACCGTCTTCACCCCCGGCCATGCGCCCGGGCATCAGTCGTTCCTGGTCACGCTGCCGAAGACCGGACCGATGCTGCTGACGGTGGATGCGGCCTATACGACCGATCACTGGGATGAAAAGGCGCTGCCGGGCTTCCTCGCCAGCACGGTCGATACGGTGCGCTCGGTGCAGAAACTGCGCACGCTCGCGGAGAAGACCGGTGCGACGGTGGTCACCGGTCACGACCCGATCGCCTGGCCGAGCTTCAAGCACGCGCCTGGCTATTACGACTGA
- a CDS encoding long-chain-fatty-acid--CoA ligase, whose amino-acid sequence MLGLMQHHDLMISDFLVHAARHHPRAEIVSRLAGGIHRQTWVDTARRARQLARALGRLGVRPGDRVATLAWNNHRHVELYFAISGSGAVVNTVNPRLAPDDIAYILEHAEDGVLFAEADFASLVEQVAGKLPPGLLRQVVFLCDAADLPGIALPAGIAITDYESLIGAETDEYDWPRFDERTASGLCYTSGTTGRPKGVLYTHRSTVLKAMAVNAADAIGLKAADRLMPVVPMFHVNAWSLPYAAAAAGTSLVMPGRFLDGQSLYELIEGERVTCASGVPTVWLGVLAHVRKTGARFTTLERMVVGGSACPEALFDAYDELGVTIVHAWGMTESSPIATVATPVPEVDAATARRQRLSQGRVLFGIDLRARRGAEEVPWDGETAGDIELRGHWVTTGYYRMPKGTTEDGWFPTGDVGMIDPDGFVILTDRSKDLIKSGGEWISSIDIENIAVSHPAVAEAAAIAAKHPKWDERPVVIVALKPGASATREELLSVYEGKVARWAVPDDVIFVDELPHGATGKLLKTELRARFANHLIEKPDGAAT is encoded by the coding sequence ATGCTGGGCCTGATGCAGCACCACGACCTGATGATCTCGGACTTTCTGGTCCACGCCGCCCGGCATCATCCGCGGGCGGAAATCGTCTCCCGCCTCGCCGGCGGCATTCATCGCCAGACCTGGGTGGATACGGCGCGGCGGGCCCGCCAGCTCGCTCGCGCGCTTGGCCGGCTCGGTGTGCGGCCGGGGGATCGCGTCGCCACTCTCGCCTGGAACAACCACCGCCATGTCGAGCTCTATTTCGCGATTTCCGGCTCGGGCGCCGTGGTCAACACCGTCAATCCGCGCCTGGCACCCGACGACATCGCCTATATCCTCGAACACGCCGAGGATGGCGTGCTGTTCGCCGAGGCGGATTTCGCATCCCTGGTGGAGCAGGTCGCCGGCAAGCTGCCGCCGGGCCTGCTCCGCCAGGTGGTGTTTCTCTGCGACGCGGCGGACCTGCCCGGCATTGCCCTGCCCGCCGGCATTGCGATCACCGACTACGAAAGCCTGATCGGCGCCGAGACCGACGAATACGACTGGCCCCGGTTCGACGAGCGGACGGCCAGCGGCCTCTGCTACACCTCGGGCACGACGGGGCGGCCGAAGGGCGTTCTCTATACCCATCGCTCCACCGTACTGAAGGCGATGGCAGTAAACGCGGCGGATGCGATCGGCCTCAAGGCGGCCGACCGGCTGATGCCGGTGGTGCCGATGTTCCATGTCAACGCCTGGTCCCTGCCCTATGCCGCCGCCGCCGCCGGCACATCGCTGGTGATGCCGGGGCGTTTTCTCGACGGGCAGAGCCTTTATGAACTGATCGAGGGCGAGCGTGTTACGTGCGCCTCGGGCGTGCCGACGGTCTGGCTGGGCGTGCTCGCTCATGTCCGCAAGACCGGGGCGCGGTTCACCACGCTTGAACGCATGGTCGTCGGCGGGTCGGCCTGTCCGGAGGCGCTGTTCGACGCCTATGACGAACTCGGCGTCACCATCGTCCACGCCTGGGGCATGACAGAGAGCAGCCCGATCGCCACGGTCGCGACCCCGGTGCCCGAGGTTGACGCCGCGACCGCGCGGCGCCAGCGGCTGAGCCAGGGTCGGGTGCTGTTCGGGATCGACCTGCGGGCGCGGCGCGGCGCGGAGGAAGTGCCGTGGGACGGTGAGACCGCCGGCGACATCGAGCTACGCGGCCACTGGGTGACCACCGGCTATTACCGGATGCCGAAAGGCACCACCGAGGACGGCTGGTTTCCGACCGGCGATGTCGGGATGATCGATCCTGACGGGTTCGTGATTCTCACCGATCGGAGCAAGGACCTGATCAAGTCGGGCGGCGAATGGATTAGCTCGATCGATATCGAGAACATCGCGGTCAGTCACCCGGCGGTCGCCGAGGCGGCGGCGATCGCGGCAAAGCATCCGAAATGGGATGAGCGGCCGGTGGTGATCGTCGCGTTGAAGCCAGGCGCGAGCGCCACCCGCGAGGAACTGCTCTCGGTCTATGAGGGCAAGGTCGCGCGCTGGGCAGTGCCGGACGACGTGATCTTCGTCGACGAGTTGCCGCACGGCGCGACGGGCAAGCTGCTCAAGACCGAATTACGCGCGCGATTCGCCAACCATCTGATCGAGAAGCCGGACGGCGCCGCTACCTGA
- a CDS encoding SDR family oxidoreductase: protein MDLSLAGKRVLVTGGSKGIGFACAAAFIAEGAEVAICSRQQANLEAAKATLRLRAALSADLTDAASADAMIKAAEAELGPIDILVNSAGAARRTPPDELTPAHWRAAMDAKYFSYINVIDPLVKRMAARGGGVIVNVIGNGGKIASPVHLAGGAANAALMLATAGLATAYAKQGVRVVGLNPGLTETGRVAEGLASDARLAGISIDEARARGIARIPLGRMATPEEIANTVLFLASPRASYVTGVNITMDGATTACVV, encoded by the coding sequence ATGGATCTGTCGCTCGCGGGAAAGCGCGTCCTCGTCACTGGCGGCTCGAAGGGCATCGGCTTCGCCTGCGCCGCTGCATTCATAGCCGAGGGCGCGGAGGTCGCCATCTGCTCGCGGCAGCAGGCCAATCTCGAAGCCGCCAAAGCGACGCTGCGCCTGCGCGCCGCGCTATCTGCCGACCTGACTGACGCCGCGTCAGCGGACGCGATGATTAAGGCGGCGGAAGCCGAACTCGGCCCGATCGACATTCTCGTCAACAGCGCCGGCGCGGCACGGCGCACCCCGCCCGACGAACTGACGCCGGCACATTGGCGGGCTGCGATGGACGCCAAATATTTCAGCTATATCAACGTGATCGATCCGCTGGTGAAGCGCATGGCCGCACGCGGCGGCGGGGTGATCGTCAACGTGATTGGCAATGGCGGCAAGATTGCCTCGCCCGTGCATCTGGCCGGCGGGGCGGCGAACGCGGCGCTGATGCTGGCGACCGCCGGGCTCGCGACCGCCTATGCGAAACAGGGTGTGCGCGTGGTCGGCCTCAATCCGGGACTGACAGAGACCGGGCGCGTCGCCGAGGGCCTCGCCTCGGATGCGCGGCTCGCCGGCATCAGCATCGACGAGGCGCGCGCCCGCGGCATTGCCCGGATTCCCCTCGGCCGGATGGCAACGCCGGAGGAAATCGCCAATACGGTGCTGTTTCTCGCCTCGCCCCGCGCCAGCTATGTGACGGGCGTCAACATCACGATGGACGGCGCCACCACCGCCTGTGTCGTATGA
- a CDS encoding acetamidase/formamidase family protein, translated as MEVEVARANHWISNSIVARRGVGWARKPRVHKLTEEMQGQYHYTIGPYSEPVLTVEPGDRIVVETRDAFEGAIRTERDKPSRRLRMPFVNPQNGPIMIEGAEPGDAIAVHIERMRPRGEDPHGTCCMIPQFGALTGTALTATLNPPLPEITRKVPVNEKEVRWSARVVLPYAPHIGTLSTSPEIDSINSLTPGSHGGNMDLPDMGPGSITYLPVRSPGARLFIGDAHACQGDGEVCGTAVEYASETTIRVDLIKNWALEWPRLEREDFIMAIGSARPLEDATRIAYRDLILWLEAEYGFGRWDAYMMLSQCGRVRLGNFVDPNYTVGAGILKKYIDGETG; from the coding sequence ATGGAGGTGGAAGTGGCCAGGGCCAATCACTGGATTTCGAATTCAATCGTGGCACGGCGGGGCGTCGGCTGGGCCCGCAAGCCGCGTGTCCACAAGCTGACAGAGGAAATGCAGGGCCAGTATCACTACACGATCGGCCCCTATTCCGAACCCGTGCTGACGGTCGAACCGGGCGATCGCATCGTGGTCGAGACGCGCGATGCCTTCGAGGGCGCGATCCGCACCGAGCGGGACAAGCCGAGCCGCCGCCTGCGCATGCCTTTCGTCAATCCGCAGAACGGGCCGATCATGATCGAGGGCGCGGAACCCGGCGACGCGATCGCCGTGCATATCGAGCGGATGCGCCCGCGCGGCGAGGATCCGCACGGCACCTGCTGCATGATTCCGCAATTCGGCGCGCTCACCGGCACCGCGCTCACCGCGACGCTGAATCCGCCGCTGCCCGAAATCACCCGCAAGGTGCCGGTCAACGAGAAGGAGGTGCGCTGGAGCGCGCGCGTCGTGCTGCCCTATGCGCCGCATATCGGCACGCTCTCCACCTCGCCGGAAATCGACAGCATCAACTCGCTGACGCCGGGATCGCATGGCGGCAACATGGACCTGCCGGACATGGGGCCGGGCAGTATCACCTACCTGCCGGTCCGCTCGCCGGGCGCGCGGCTGTTCATCGGCGATGCCCATGCCTGCCAGGGCGATGGCGAGGTGTGCGGCACGGCGGTGGAATATGCCTCGGAAACCACCATCCGCGTCGACCTGATCAAGAACTGGGCGCTCGAATGGCCGCGGCTGGAGCGCGAGGATTTCATCATGGCGATCGGCTCCGCGCGGCCGCTGGAGGATGCGACGCGCATCGCCTATCGCGACCTCATCCTCTGGCTCGAGGCGGAATATGGATTCGGGCGGTGGGACGCCTACATGATGCTGAGCCAGTGCGGCCGGGTGCGTCTCGGCAATTTCGTCGACCCGAACTATACGGTCGGCGCCGGCATTCTGAAGAAATATATTGACGGGGAGACAGGCTGA
- a CDS encoding SDR family NAD(P)-dependent oxidoreductase has product MDLGLKGKRAVITGGTKGIGRSVAELLAQEGTDVAICARNAQEVESAVAELRRAGVRATGRAVDVSDHAALATWIADVGVEFGGIDIVVANVSALSIGQDEASWRAEFETDMMGTVTAVNAAMPFLEKSGAASVVVISSVSGREVDFAAGPYGVFKAALIHYAKGLSFQLAGKGIRVNALSPGNTYFPGGVWEKIEHGNPALFKEALALNPTGRMGRPDEVARGVVFLASPAASFVTGTNLVVDGALTRGVQF; this is encoded by the coding sequence ATGGATCTCGGACTGAAGGGCAAACGCGCCGTCATTACCGGCGGCACCAAGGGGATCGGCCGTTCCGTGGCCGAGCTGCTGGCGCAGGAAGGCACCGATGTCGCGATCTGCGCGCGCAACGCGCAGGAGGTCGAAAGCGCGGTGGCGGAGCTGCGCCGCGCGGGCGTGCGCGCCACCGGCCGCGCCGTGGACGTTTCGGATCATGCTGCGCTGGCGACCTGGATCGCCGATGTCGGTGTGGAGTTCGGCGGGATCGACATCGTCGTCGCCAATGTCTCGGCGCTGTCGATCGGGCAGGACGAGGCCTCGTGGCGGGCGGAATTCGAGACCGACATGATGGGCACGGTCACCGCGGTGAACGCGGCGATGCCGTTCCTCGAAAAATCCGGCGCGGCATCGGTCGTGGTGATTTCCTCGGTGTCGGGCCGCGAGGTGGATTTCGCCGCCGGCCCCTATGGCGTGTTCAAGGCGGCGCTGATCCATTACGCCAAGGGGCTGTCGTTCCAACTCGCGGGCAAGGGCATCCGCGTCAACGCGCTCTCGCCGGGCAATACCTATTTCCCCGGCGGCGTGTGGGAAAAGATCGAGCATGGCAATCCGGCGCTATTCAAGGAGGCTCTCGCCCTCAACCCGACCGGCCGCATGGGCCGGCCAGACGAGGTGGCGCGCGGCGTGGTGTTCCTCGCCAGCCCCGCGGCGAGCTTCGTCACCGGCACCAACCTGGTGGTCGACGGCGCGCTGACCCGTGGCGTGCAGTTCTGA
- a CDS encoding SDR family NAD(P)-dependent oxidoreductase has translation MTDQSGPRYRRALIVGAGSGLSAALARRFAAQGMSVALAARNPDKLAPLCADIGAKSFACDAADAAAVAGLFEQVEAGGGAPDVVVYNASGRVRGPVASLDPEAVARALAVSAFGGFLVGQHAARRMLDAGNGAILFTGASASVKGYAESAAFAMGKFALRGLAQSMARELAPKDIHVAHFVIDGGIRSASRPVPADAPDSLLDPEAIAETYLHVLHQPRSAWTSEIELRPWVERF, from the coding sequence ATGACAGATCAGTCCGGGCCGCGTTATCGCCGCGCCCTGATCGTCGGCGCCGGCAGCGGGCTGAGCGCCGCCCTCGCCCGCCGCTTCGCCGCACAGGGGATGAGCGTCGCGCTCGCCGCGCGCAATCCCGACAAGCTCGCGCCGCTCTGTGCCGATATCGGGGCGAAATCCTTCGCCTGCGATGCCGCCGACGCGGCGGCGGTCGCAGGGCTATTCGAGCAGGTGGAAGCCGGCGGCGGCGCGCCGGATGTGGTGGTCTACAACGCCTCCGGCCGGGTGCGCGGCCCGGTCGCCTCACTCGATCCCGAGGCGGTTGCGCGCGCCCTCGCGGTTTCGGCCTTCGGCGGCTTTCTCGTCGGCCAGCACGCGGCGCGGCGGATGCTGGACGCCGGAAACGGCGCCATCCTGTTCACCGGCGCCTCGGCCAGCGTGAAGGGCTATGCGGAGTCGGCCGCCTTCGCGATGGGCAAGTTCGCCCTGCGTGGCCTTGCCCAGAGCATGGCACGGGAACTCGCGCCGAAGGACATCCATGTCGCGCATTTCGTCATCGATGGCGGCATCCGCTCCGCCAGCCGCCCGGTGCCGGCGGATGCGCCGGACAGCCTGCTCGACCCGGAGGCCATCGCCGAGACCTATCTTCATGTCCTGCACCAGCCACGCAGCGCCTGGACCTCGGAGATCGAGCTCAGGCCCTGGGTCGAGCGGTTCTGA